aacacataataggtgactatagacttgcaagataggatcaggaactcacatatattcatgaaaacataataggttcagatctgaaatcatggcactcgggccctagtgacaagcattaagcataacaaagtcatagcaatatcaatctcagaacatagtggatactagggatcaaaccctaacaaaactaactcgattacatgataaatctcatccaacccatcaccgtccagcaagcctatgatggaattactcacgcacggtggtgagcatcattaaattgatgatggaggaagattgatgatgacgatggcgatggattcccctctccggagccccgaacggactccggatcagccctcccaagagagattagggcttgacggccgctccgtatcgtaaaacacgatgaatccttctctcttatttttttctccccgaacacgaatatatagagttaaGATGggcgtcggtggagcatcagggggcccacgaggcagggggcgctcctagggggtaggcgcgccccccaccctcgtagacagggtgtggggcccctgacgtggattcttcccccagtattttttatatatttcaaaaataatctccgttgattttcaggtcattccgagaacttttatttctgcacaatggcaattctgctgaaaacagcgtcagtccgggttagttccattcaaatcatgcaagttagagtccaaaacaagagcaaaagtgtttggaaagtagatacgacggagacgtatcaaccccccaagcttaaacttttgcttgtcctcaatcaattcagttgataaactgaaagtgataaagaaaaaacttttacaaactctgtttgctcttgttgttgcaaatatgtaaagccagcattcaagttttcagcaaagattatgaactaaccatattcacaataacatttaagtctcatatttactcatatcaacggcataatcaactagcgagcaataataataaatttcggatgacaacactttctcaaaacaattataatatgatataacaagatggtatctcactagcactttctgagaccgcaaaaatattttaccttttgtttagttttatttatctatctatcagaTCTGACCTTTGCAAGTGatcgtaaagggattgacaacctatttatcgcgttgggtgcaagtgtttgattgtttgtgcatgtattatGTGTTTTGTACGTtcttatcctactggattgataccttggttctcaaactgagagaaatacttatctctactttactgcatcactctttcctcttcaagaaaaaaatcaacgcaagctcaggaAGTAGCAGGCGGCCGTATGGAGCGGCGGCCGAGGTGTAGGGTTAGGttttgggagggagagggagaagtagCGGCGACAAGAGGGGCGCGCAGCTGAAGTGGGAGGAGATGGTGCGATGGCGGCAATAGATCGCGAAAGTGAGGAGGGGATCGACTTGCTAAACCGATACCATGTTAGATGGAAAGAAGAGATTGCATGTATCGATAATCATTGATCAGGTGCATGGTGCACATATATAGATACAAGGAGTGTCGGCCTCTACTTGTCTCTCAAGATGTACAAATATACGAGAAAGAGAGGATTTACGGCAGAGTAAATACAAAGCCCTAGTcctatacatatatacatgttCAGGACCTCCTGCTTGGAGGACAAGGCCGTCCCTATAGACTGGGATTAGGCCAAGTTTTCTGGCCGATTCTCTCAGAATCTTGAGAATCGGGGCTCCTCACAGTTTCTGTCAAAATCTTGAACTCATATTTTTTTTACAATTCTAACTAATTAGGATGTAAACAGTTAGGACTGTTCAAGATTCTGAGAGGAGCTGGGTGAAGGATCGATTCTCCAAATTCCGAAAGAATCGGCAAAAAAAAACCGAGTGTTCTGTGTGTTATTCCCACCTTTACATACTACAGTCTGACACATTTATAAATTCTCTGTCCGTCGCTCGGTCGCTCCTCCCGGCACGAACCCAATCACGCAAGCAAAGAAGGGAGCGGAGCAGCACCCGCACCGGCCCTCGTAATTGCCTCCTCGATCTCCAATCATAGGCCGGCTCGAGGTGCCACGCTATTCAACGGACCTCTCCCTTTGTTTACTCCTCCCGCCCAAATCATTCTCAGTTTCCTCTCCTCCTCTCTGTTTCGAAGAATCAGACCGAGCCTAGCTTCCTAGTTGTTGTGTGGTTGGGCGGTGCTGGTGCGTTAATGGCGGttgacctcctcctccccctcgcgcctTTAAATTGCGCGGGAAGAAGCGCCAGTGGTGAGAGCCGCAGATAGCCATTTGTTTCTGTTACTGCCTGCCCTTGCTCCGATTGAGTCTCGCCCGGGCTCTCTGTTCCGTGTTCTGTTTCTGTTTCTGCTCTTCAGCAGCAGCCGCTGCTTCTTGTCCCTTCTTTCCTGACGCGGCAATGGCATCGGAGAAGCTCGTCGCCAGGAAAGGCAGGCTCAGGCAGCGCTACGACAACGAGTACCGCCTCGTCGCCGGGTGAGTATCCACTCATTGGATCATTGTATCTTCCATGTTCCAAGCCGTTCTTGCCCTGACGAGCCGTGTTCCTCTCTCGGGCGCAGGTGCGTCCCGTACCGCGTGGACAAAGACGGGCAGCTCGAGGTTCTCATGGTCTCCACAGCCAACAGGGACGATCTCGTCTTCCCCAAGGTAACACCAACTCACAGTACCAACCATCACACATATTTCGTCGGCGACATGCATCCACGTACTGATCGATCGATGGATTGACTTTTTCAGGGCGGCTGGGAGGACGACGAGGACGTCTATGAGGCGGCATGCCGCGAGGCGCTGGAGGAGGCCGGAGTCAGGGGCAACATCAATGTAACTACTCTACTCACACATATCTTTCCTTGGCATGCATCACCAACCTAGTGGAGTATTTACTATCTTGATTACATGAACAGCTAATGGTGCAAGTTTACTGCATCTCTAGGTAATTAGCTGATTTATTTTTTTGGCGGGTGAGGTAATTAGCTGATTTGACCTCTAGAGATCGATTGAGCTATATATGATGATATACTAAAATAAGCAGATAGCGGCGAACACGATGATGTTTGATAGAGAAAGCAACCAGCCAGGGATTTTTCTCTCTTGATAAAATGTGTCGTGGAGAATTTTTTGGATCTTACATAACAACCAGGAGACAAGACAAGGACATGGCCGTTGACTTAGTAAAAATTTACATATTCGGTGTGACAAGGTGTAATTCTTTCACGATTATCCTTTGAGTTGTCTAGTCTGCCGGGGAGCCCTTGATTATTGTGAATCCAAATAATTGCGCTCTTTTATTCATCTTGCGCTGGCTTGTCGTCAGACTTGTCCCCTGGAACAATTTCCAAGCATCGATACATGGCTCCTCCACAGATGATAGAAAAGAACACATTCAGAGATCTAGCAGATTGCTGCTATGCATGTGACGTGTCTGCTGTTTGTCCAACACCGATCTAAACAATCAGCTCCTGTTGGTGACATGTTTGTGTTAATTATGTATTAGCATTTACATGAATTATATAGCTGTTTCTGATAGGAAATTACCACGTATTTTCTCTCCAGAGAAACCCGCTGGGCTTGTGGGTGTTCAGGAGCAAGAGCAGGCAAAGCCTGGGCCAGAGCAGCGACAGCCCGCGGGGCGCCTGCAAGGGCCACGTCTTCGCGCTGGAGGTCACCGAGGAGCTCAAGCAATGGCCGGAGCAGGAAACCCACGGAAGGCGGTGGCTCTCCCCAGCGGACGCGTACGGGCTCTGCCGGTACGACTGGATGCGCGAGGCGCTGACGGCATTGCTGGACCTTTGTTCGACGGCATCGTCGCCGATCCCTGTAGCGGCGGCGGTGGCCGTGAGCACTGCGGCGCCGGAGCTGAACGAGCACGCTGGCATGTGCATAAGCATGATGCTGATGAAACCGGTGGACTCCGCGGATCGAGCGGTGGCGCTGTGCTGATCCTTGCGGCGCATGCAGATGAACTGACGACAGACTGCAGGCGAAGCTAATAAGCAGACAGAAATATCATCTGATAAGACATTTGAACATGTTCTCTTTTCGTTCTAATCAGTAATTAGTTATCGTCGTAATTACTGAGTGTCATCCGTCATGTATGATCAATTCCTGGCCTCTGTTGATTGCCAACTTGTATGATCGATCCGTGCGCTCTGTAATGTTATCAAGTCTTAGGGCCACTTGATTAAGTCGTCATGTAAATGTTTGCTTCCGTTCCTCAAATGCATTTTCTGAGCAACAAGAATATTTGTGAATAGAGTTTTATTATTCTGTCGTGGTTCAACATATTTTGTCATGTTTTTTATAAAGAGAAACATCAAGATAGTAGTGCCCAATACGTCTAACCAATGCAACAATATAATGTCAAGAGGTAGTTTAGACATATAGGTTGCACACACCAAATTattaaaaagaagaaaaagtaatGACCTCTAGAAAGTCACGGCCAAGCAATCACCAGTGGTTGACATGTTTCATTGCGCGTGATCCAACGGCGAGTCCACCGTAGGTACCAGCCGACCGCTACAACTTGCTTGATATTAAGGCTTGGCATTAGTTATAGAGGCGGATCAGGGAGCAACGGAATATGTTCCATGACAACAGACCCTGATTGATCAACCATCTCTGCTGTAGAGATGAAGTCCCTCAAACCCAAACGTTGCCGAAGTTGCTGCGGCTGAATGCACTAGAAAACGCAGATGACGAATATCTTCAGAGTGTTGGTGGCAGATCGGGCAAGCTCTAATTGGCCCTATGTGCCGGGTTGTGCTTTTAAGGGCATGAAGCATGGAGTAAGGGCATCTCCCGACCCGTAAACCTGCCGCAATGGTCCAGACTGGTCTGGACTGCGGAAACCATCTAAAGACGGTCCTATATTGATCTGTTGCGTGGTTCGGATGTAATTTCTCCCGCAATTTGAAGATAAAAATGAGGAAGGTTTGCAGGAGTCCGGACCGATCCTAAGCCCGCTTTTGACCGTCCTGACCCATCAAAAACCCCTCATCCCTCCCGCGTGTTCTCGGTCAACGCCGCTCCAGAGCGTCAGCGCCCGCATTCATGTCCGACCAGAGTAGACGCGGTCGCTCACTGGctccggcattgaagcggcactCCAACCAAGAGAGCGCCGCCCGCGCCGATTCCTGGTGCAGGCGACTGCGTGCGTTCAAACAACACGACAACCGCcagtccgtccgtctgccgcccacaatGATGGCTCGCGGTTGCCGAGGTGCCTCCTCCGGCGCCACCTGTCCATCCCTTTACCGCCCATCGGTGCTATATAAACCGTTGCCCTGGCCATAACCACAGTCATCCCTCTCCGCACCACTCCCCTCCAGCGATCCCTCTGCAGCCAAAGCTCTCTGGGATGGGCTGACGTCGAAGCAGAAGAAGGCCATGGCCGCCATTGTTGCCGACTGGCAAgctggcaggcagccggaggacgccTCCTCTGACGACGTGCAAATGAAGGTCCTTCGACGAGCTAGCGAcaccctcctcttcctccgcggcaCCCCCTCCTCCGCTCCATCCTCGCTGATggattgcaccatgaccatcggtgaggcccgtgcccatTATATGAACATGGTGCGGGAGGAGCAAGAGGACCAGTTCTGGGAGGCGCAAACCAATGTCAACTACAACCACAATCTCCTTCAGAAGCATCCGCACACAGAGGAGCATGTCGCCACTGGCAGGGCGGTCGCTCCAGACGCGGACCTTGCGGAGGAAGAGGCATTGCTCGAGTCCTACCGCTCTGCCCGCCAGATCCACCTCGCCCGCTGGCGGTATCGGCAGCGGGTGGCGAAGGTGGTGGCCGCCAGCAAGGAGTGCGGCGACGAGGCGGGTGAGGCGTTGTTCGGCGAGACCAACGACGAGGAGGCCGCGCCCCAGCGCCATGACCACGAAGAAGCCGACACGTCCGTGGGTGCCTGCGacggcgaggaagagtagtgcacggtaggtcaccgccgctcgtgTCACAGGAAGGCCATCGCTCCTCCTCTCCCGTTGACGCCAAGCTTAGTGGGCTGAGCATCTTCGGCCGATTAGTTgcttggcggcgacatggaggcgGACAACTTCAGTTCCTGGTGCTCCGGAGGCGGAGGTTACGGAGGCGGAGCTGGAGAGGGCCGATGCGGAACTAGAGACGGTGAAGCTTTGGTTCTCAGGGCTGATGGCTGGACACGGGGACCAGgcgccggcgatcatttagattaggtattaattatactcCAGAGCCCGCCTAGCACCGCTTTGTTGTATTTGTAATGAAATTTGTCATATTTATATGAAATTCGTTGTGTTCATATGAAATCCGGtcgtgtttatatgaaatctggacTTGTTTGAACGAATTTCATTCGGTTGGTTCAAATTGTTAACGAATTTCATTCGGTTGGTTCAAATTGTTGTAAAAATGTATGCGGGTATGGTTGGATGACGTTCTCTCTCATCCGTGTCCGCGGACTGATCCCCTTGTCCGTGGACGGATGCGAAAGAAATTTACGGGTTGCCATTGTAGATGCCCTAACGCCAACAAAAAATAGAAACTTATTATTACTAACGAATTTTAGCCCTGCATGGTCAAAACTTAAGTAAAGAAACAAGAAAAGAATGTGTCTTGGGGTGCCAGCTTTTGGAGGGCGATCTCCATGGGGTGGTTATTTTGAAAATTTAGAAAATTATATTTTGGAGTTTCaacaaattctgaaaaaaaaatctACACATTCATATGGATGTATCCTATATGTGCATAAAGTCTAACGCTGAAATATATGGTGGGAGCTACACAAAAAAGAAAATTCGTGCATTTCTAATGGTGAATAGTATTTTTTACTGTTCATCAGTTTCAAATCACGATTCTGTCTTTCTTGTGTAGCTCTCACCATAATATTTATCATCTTCAAAAATTGCACACATGTAGAATACATCCATATGAACATGAatgatttttttcagaattttgtgAACCTTCTAAACATGATTTTTGACTTTTTTCAAAATAATCATCTCCATGGAAGTCACCCGTCATCGGCATTTTCAAATGTGTCTTCCGCAAAAAGGAAGTAAATGAATGAGTCAGCCCAACTCCTGGTCCATACAAACTTGCGTTTGTttggtgggctgggctgtccaaATTGACCCAATCAAGAAACCACTAAAAACAACGATGGCAATTTGGCATCCTCTATCGTTGCTAGTTTGACATAGCCTGCCTTCTATAGCAGCCACAAAACTTCACCATTTCAACTTGAAAACCAATCCATCCAGTGCCCTGAACCTAGAAAGAAGACAATGTATTAGGTTAATTGCAGGAGTTAGGCATGCATGGCAAGTTGGGTTTTATCACTGGTCGTTATTTAGTTAATGTTATTGTACATTTTCTTCTGCCAAAGCTTGTACATTTCATCTAAAATGACCTACCATACTGATTTGTGCCTTAGTGCCTTACACATTTAATTTATGTTTCAGAGACATTGCGTGCACCAAACACATTTGAATTCGGAAGAGGCGTATACTCCatccgtaaattaatataagagcatttagatgactatctaaattaatataagagcgtttagagcactaaatagtaatctaaacactcttacatttctttacagagggagtactaaacttAGCTCATAGCATTTGGATATATATGGCATTGAAATGGTCCAGACTCCATAGCTTGAGAGGTAGTCTTTGGTTGGTAGGTAGCTCTCGGCACATGCCAGACGAAAACTTTGTTCAGCTTCGCCTCATCACTTCATATTTTGGATTGCTAATACTCGGAATGTAGCCTGCAGCCTTTATACTTTTCAGAACCCTATGTTGAGAAGATGTGTCTACTATAAACTGCAGTTTTTGTCTGTTGTTGCCCTTTCTGTACAAGATGATGCAGGAaagtttcttctttcttcttcattATCAAGAACGCATTGACATTCGTAACCATCTAGCTAGAGGAACACAATATTGACTTAGCCTTGAAGTTAGTTCATGCCAACAAATCTTCAGCTCCAATCGGATCATGGAGCAGAGCACCTCCACATGACTGGGTGGGCCATAACCCATGGTATTGAACTCTCACTTTTGGTCATGAACCCTACTTGCTTAGTACTACTGGTTTTGTCCGTTGCTAGCATAATTAATCCTAGCTAGCAGGTTACACAAGGGAGGTTATGTTGTTAGGTTCTAACTAGATATAGCTAACTATAGTGGTACCTAGTGGATATGTCTGTGGAATGCAAGAATTCTACTCCAAACTAGATCACTGATGGCGCGCGTTGCCATGCCCGTCCATTTTTACGATGGAATTTTAGGTATTACCACGGGTAGATATTGTTGTAAGTGTGTAAACATAGCCATATTTTGTTAGTAATTAAAGTCG
The window above is part of the Triticum aestivum cultivar Chinese Spring chromosome 2A, IWGSC CS RefSeq v2.1, whole genome shotgun sequence genome. Proteins encoded here:
- the LOC123185448 gene encoding nudix hydrolase 13, mitochondrial, with the translated sequence MASEKLVARKGRLRQRYDNEYRLVAGCVPYRVDKDGQLEVLMVSTANRDDLVFPKGGWEDDEDVYEAACREALEEAGVRGNINRNPLGLWVFRSKSRQSLGQSSDSPRGACKGHVFALEVTEELKQWPEQETHGRRWLSPADAYGLCRYDWMREALTALLDLCSTASSPIPVAAAVAVSTAAPELNEHAGMCISMMLMKPVDSADRAVALC